Proteins encoded together in one Pyxidicoccus trucidator window:
- a CDS encoding dicarboxylate/amino acid:cation symporter gives MKTLFSAWFRIPFWQRVLGGFVLGALAGWLAGPAAGPWFQPLGTLYVNLIKMIATPLVFFAVINAVAALHGQKSVAALGGKTFLWFAITAALAVGVGLGTGTVLKPGVGVGQLQLAESYTPREVPGPIQVLLDVVPTNPFAALAGGKILQVIFFAGLLGFALVKLGAKTARLRELVREASDAMIQVTRFVLELTPLGTFGLIAALVGTYGFERLLPLGRLVFALYLACALHVVFVYGGLLLAHGLNPLRFFRGAAPGMQVAFVSSSSFASLPVSLRSVTHNLGVNKDYAAFAVPLGATIKMDGCGAIYPAIASLFVAQYFGLELSASQYFIILLASVLGSFGTAGVPGTAVVMATVVLSSAGLPLEGLGYLLAIDRVLDMMRTLTNVTGQMLVPVLVAREEGLLDEAVYNRAATNVGLEKDVAEAE, from the coding sequence GTGAAGACGCTCTTCTCCGCCTGGTTCCGCATTCCCTTCTGGCAGCGTGTGCTCGGGGGCTTCGTGCTCGGCGCCCTGGCCGGCTGGCTCGCGGGGCCCGCCGCGGGCCCGTGGTTCCAGCCGCTGGGCACGCTCTACGTCAACCTCATCAAGATGATCGCCACGCCGCTGGTGTTCTTCGCGGTCATCAACGCGGTGGCCGCGCTGCACGGGCAGAAGAGCGTGGCCGCGCTGGGCGGAAAGACGTTCCTCTGGTTCGCCATCACCGCGGCGCTCGCCGTGGGCGTGGGGCTGGGCACCGGCACCGTGCTGAAGCCCGGCGTCGGCGTGGGCCAGCTCCAGCTCGCCGAGTCCTATACGCCGCGCGAGGTTCCGGGCCCCATCCAGGTGCTGCTGGACGTGGTGCCCACCAACCCCTTCGCCGCGCTGGCCGGAGGGAAGATCCTCCAGGTCATCTTCTTCGCGGGCCTGCTCGGGTTCGCCCTCGTCAAGCTGGGCGCGAAGACTGCTCGCCTGCGCGAGCTGGTCCGCGAGGCCAGCGACGCGATGATTCAGGTGACGCGCTTCGTGCTGGAGCTGACCCCGCTGGGCACCTTCGGCCTCATCGCCGCGCTCGTGGGCACCTACGGCTTCGAGCGCCTGCTGCCGCTCGGCCGGCTCGTGTTCGCGCTGTACCTCGCGTGCGCGCTGCACGTCGTCTTCGTCTACGGCGGCCTGCTGCTGGCGCACGGGCTCAACCCCCTGCGCTTCTTCCGCGGCGCCGCGCCCGGCATGCAGGTGGCCTTCGTCAGCTCGTCCAGCTTCGCGTCGCTGCCGGTGTCCCTGCGCAGCGTCACGCACAACCTCGGCGTCAACAAGGACTACGCCGCCTTCGCCGTGCCGCTGGGTGCCACCATCAAGATGGACGGCTGCGGCGCCATCTACCCGGCCATCGCCTCGCTCTTCGTCGCGCAATACTTCGGCCTGGAGCTGTCCGCGTCCCAGTACTTCATCATCCTCCTCGCCTCGGTGCTGGGCAGCTTCGGCACCGCGGGCGTGCCCGGCACGGCCGTCGTCATGGCCACCGTGGTGCTCAGCTCCGCCGGCCTGCCGCTGGAGGGGCTGGGCTACCTCCTCGCCATCGACCGCGTGCTCGACATGATGCGCACGCTCACCAACGTCACCGGGCAGATGCTGGTGCCCGTGCTGGTGGCCCGCGAGGAGGGACTGCTCGACGAGGCCGTCTACAACCGCGCCGCCACCAACGTCGGCCTGGAGAAGGACGTGGCCGAGGCGGAGTGA
- a CDS encoding thiamine pyrophosphate-requiring protein: MSATVADYLLYRLGQWGVRRIYGYPGDGINGILGALGRNTELQFVQSRHEEMSAFMACAHAKFTGEPGVCLATSGPGAIHLLNGLYDAKLDHQPVVAIVGQQSSMSLGGHYQQEVDLASLFKDVASEYVTMVTHPSAVRHAVDRAMRIARYERTVTCVILPNDVQEQPYQKPERAHGTLHSSVGYSVPRVLPQDADLRRAADVLNAGKKVAMLVGAGAMNAADEVVQVADLLGAGVAKALLGKAVLPDELPFVTGTIGLLGTKPSWDLMSDCDTLLMVGTSFPYSEFLPKEGQARGVQIDIDGRMLAIRYPMEVPLVGDSRETLRALLPLLQRKQDRGWRDTVEKGVRQWWKQAEALAMSAADPVSPRRVFWELSPRIPDEAILTADSGSGTIWYAQNIKVRKGMMASLSGNLATMGCGVPYAIGAKFAFPHRPVIAMVGDGAMQMNGNSELITVAKYWKEWKDPRFIVLVLNNRDLNMVTWEQRILAGDPKLPATQDLPDFPYARYAESLGLKGIRVDRPEALGRAWEEALSADRPVVFEAYVDPNVPPLPPHITLDQAKNYTQALLKGDVDSGGIIKQSIKGMVEQLLPHKGDKS, encoded by the coding sequence ATGAGCGCCACCGTCGCCGACTACCTCCTCTATCGCCTCGGGCAGTGGGGCGTGCGCCGCATCTACGGCTACCCGGGCGACGGCATCAACGGCATCCTCGGGGCGCTCGGGCGCAACACGGAGCTCCAGTTCGTCCAGTCGCGCCACGAGGAGATGTCCGCCTTCATGGCCTGCGCCCACGCCAAGTTCACCGGCGAGCCGGGCGTGTGCCTCGCCACCTCCGGCCCGGGTGCCATCCACCTGCTCAACGGCCTCTACGACGCGAAGCTGGACCACCAGCCGGTGGTGGCCATCGTCGGGCAGCAGTCGAGCATGTCGCTGGGCGGCCACTACCAGCAGGAGGTGGACCTGGCGTCCCTCTTCAAGGACGTGGCCAGCGAGTACGTCACCATGGTGACCCACCCCTCCGCCGTGCGCCACGCGGTGGACCGGGCCATGCGCATCGCCCGGTACGAGCGCACCGTGACGTGCGTCATCCTCCCCAACGACGTCCAGGAGCAGCCGTACCAGAAGCCGGAGCGCGCGCACGGCACGCTGCACTCCAGCGTGGGCTACAGCGTGCCCCGCGTCCTGCCCCAGGACGCCGACCTGCGCCGCGCGGCGGACGTCCTCAACGCGGGCAAGAAGGTGGCCATGCTGGTGGGCGCCGGGGCCATGAACGCCGCCGACGAGGTGGTGCAGGTGGCGGACCTGCTGGGCGCGGGCGTGGCCAAGGCGCTGCTGGGCAAGGCGGTGCTGCCGGATGAGCTGCCCTTCGTCACCGGCACCATCGGCCTGCTGGGCACGAAGCCCAGCTGGGACTTGATGTCTGACTGCGACACGCTGCTGATGGTGGGCACCAGCTTCCCGTACTCGGAGTTCCTCCCCAAGGAGGGGCAGGCGCGGGGCGTGCAGATCGACATCGACGGCCGGATGCTCGCCATCCGCTACCCCATGGAGGTGCCGCTGGTGGGGGACAGCCGCGAGACGCTCCGCGCGCTGCTGCCGCTGCTCCAGCGCAAGCAGGACCGGGGCTGGCGCGACACGGTGGAGAAGGGCGTGCGCCAGTGGTGGAAGCAGGCCGAGGCGCTGGCCATGAGCGCCGCCGACCCCGTCAGCCCCCGCCGCGTGTTCTGGGAGCTGTCCCCCCGGATTCCGGACGAGGCCATCCTCACGGCGGACTCGGGCTCGGGGACCATCTGGTACGCGCAGAACATCAAGGTGCGGAAGGGGATGATGGCGTCGCTGTCCGGCAACCTCGCCACCATGGGCTGCGGCGTGCCGTACGCCATCGGCGCGAAGTTCGCCTTCCCGCACCGGCCCGTCATCGCCATGGTGGGGGACGGCGCCATGCAGATGAACGGCAACAGCGAGCTCATCACCGTGGCGAAGTACTGGAAGGAGTGGAAGGACCCGCGCTTCATCGTCCTGGTCCTCAACAACCGGGACCTGAACATGGTGACGTGGGAGCAGCGCATCCTGGCCGGAGACCCGAAGCTGCCTGCCACGCAGGACCTGCCGGACTTCCCGTACGCGCGCTACGCGGAGTCGCTGGGCCTCAAGGGCATCCGCGTGGACCGGCCGGAGGCGCTCGGCCGCGCCTGGGAAGAGGCGCTGAGCGCGGACAGGCCGGTGGTGTTCGAGGCCTATGTCGACCCGAACGTGCCGCCGCTCCCGCCGCACATCACCCTCGACCAGGCGAAGAACTACACCCAGGCCCTGCTCAAGGGCGACGTGGACTCGGGCGGCATCATCAAGCAGTCCATCAAGGGCATGGTGGAGCAGCTCCTGCCGCACAAGGGCGACAAGTCGTAG
- a CDS encoding carboxypeptidase regulatory-like domain-containing protein, with the protein MRRKTLALVAVVAVLAGLGLWWAGGTDSGGPASPGPAQTASTSAPRSPALQNDAGGDAQRGATPGDLAKDGTPRIAEPMREEEGTLRTEVLTASGPRAGARVTLYLRELVASRAGRPDWFVAGTGVTDAAGVVVLPARPGHYLVTARADGLAIARAHVTRPRGEALTSVRLMLDAGVLLEGATVERGSRTPVPLVELTLTPRSSRHDVVQPTALWMGASMPEEEQHATTSDGRGDFRFQGLAPGEYQLDARAPGRAPKRLGRVHVPSSGLTVELEGSAFLEGFVELPDGEPALGARVVASGTGDAVQTDTSEGGGFSLDVSPGVYQVSASQGALTGAAPSRVVVGAGMTARDVRIRLGAAASLTGLVRRKGSGEPIGGANISITPGALTFSLDDTQAEVASAVSGADGRFEAGALAPGLYSVTVRARGFKTLMRSGVSVLDGQRFDLLAELSAHGRIEGTVVDGDAKPLAGIQVTPETRWRMAPLEGALVTVTDAQGGFVLEGMPPGEVYVAARRPGSETHVREPVKVLPGETSRVRLQLTGEGLLEGTVRLRGGRVPPKPVTVSALRAGAPYTEAVKVAATPDGAWSMRVRAGRYTLTAWMADSASQNSDQEKVVELEAGGSKRVDLEVSEPSKPIVVTVLEPNGAPSVGATVMGSEPGKYEVLLEDVTDASGQVTMVADSIGGPAVHFWATNGGRRGDLPSVPSTRTAVTLQLTAGGRLTGTVRSGGGRAVEGFRLVATALRSDDDFLTRQELDFAGDRFVVEDMVAGRVALTATLPDGRAGKAEATVTAGATAQVDLVVEAGGSLSGRLVDASGAPLAGGFVDVDGVFSPQVGADGRFRVEDLAPGPHRVIAWGRGGQLADRQVTLTSGKAEDLGDWRMGPARVEPGRLGLHFAMSGDDVTVSWLAEGGPAASLRLGDVVKAIDGASVHDPGEARHRELGAPGSPATLLILREGRATPVTLNRAL; encoded by the coding sequence GCGTGGCGCGACGCCCGGCGACCTCGCGAAAGACGGAACCCCGCGCATCGCGGAGCCGATGCGCGAGGAGGAAGGCACCCTTCGCACCGAGGTGCTCACCGCCTCGGGGCCACGGGCGGGAGCGCGGGTGACGCTCTACCTCCGGGAGCTCGTTGCTTCCCGCGCGGGACGGCCCGACTGGTTCGTGGCGGGCACCGGCGTCACCGATGCGGCGGGAGTCGTCGTGCTCCCCGCGAGACCGGGGCACTACCTCGTCACCGCCCGGGCGGACGGCCTCGCCATCGCGCGAGCCCACGTCACCCGGCCCCGAGGCGAAGCCCTGACTTCGGTGCGGCTCATGCTCGACGCGGGAGTCCTTCTCGAAGGCGCCACCGTGGAGCGGGGCTCGCGGACCCCCGTACCGCTGGTGGAGCTCACGTTGACGCCGCGCTCGTCCCGCCATGACGTCGTGCAGCCCACCGCGCTGTGGATGGGGGCGTCGATGCCGGAGGAGGAGCAGCACGCCACCACCAGTGACGGCCGCGGCGACTTCCGCTTCCAGGGACTGGCGCCGGGCGAGTACCAGCTGGACGCCCGGGCGCCGGGGCGCGCGCCGAAGCGGCTCGGGCGTGTGCACGTGCCCTCCTCCGGGCTCACCGTCGAGCTGGAGGGCTCGGCCTTCCTCGAGGGGTTCGTGGAGCTGCCCGACGGAGAGCCGGCCCTCGGGGCACGGGTGGTCGCCTCCGGCACGGGAGACGCCGTGCAGACCGACACCAGCGAGGGCGGAGGCTTCTCGCTCGACGTTTCCCCCGGCGTGTACCAGGTCTCCGCGAGCCAGGGAGCGCTGACGGGCGCGGCACCGTCGCGAGTCGTGGTGGGTGCGGGAATGACGGCCCGCGACGTCCGCATCCGCCTGGGGGCAGCGGCCTCACTCACAGGCCTCGTGCGGCGCAAGGGCTCGGGTGAGCCCATCGGCGGTGCGAACATCTCCATCACCCCGGGCGCCCTCACCTTCAGCCTGGACGACACCCAGGCCGAGGTCGCCAGCGCCGTCTCCGGAGCGGACGGACGGTTCGAAGCGGGAGCGCTCGCGCCGGGGCTGTACTCGGTGACGGTGCGGGCCCGGGGCTTCAAGACACTGATGCGGAGCGGAGTGAGCGTGCTGGACGGCCAGCGTTTCGACCTGCTTGCCGAGCTGTCCGCGCACGGTCGCATCGAGGGCACGGTGGTGGACGGGGACGCGAAGCCCCTGGCGGGCATCCAGGTCACCCCGGAGACGCGCTGGCGCATGGCGCCGCTGGAGGGCGCGCTCGTCACGGTGACGGATGCGCAGGGCGGCTTCGTCCTCGAAGGGATGCCCCCGGGAGAGGTGTATGTCGCGGCCCGCCGCCCCGGCAGCGAGACGCATGTCCGCGAGCCAGTGAAGGTCCTCCCGGGAGAGACGAGCCGCGTCCGCCTCCAGCTCACCGGGGAGGGCCTGCTCGAAGGCACCGTCCGGCTCCGGGGAGGCCGGGTGCCCCCGAAGCCCGTCACCGTCTCCGCCCTGCGGGCGGGCGCCCCCTACACCGAGGCCGTGAAGGTCGCGGCCACTCCCGACGGCGCCTGGTCGATGCGAGTACGCGCGGGCCGCTACACGCTCACCGCCTGGATGGCGGACTCCGCCAGCCAGAATAGCGACCAGGAGAAGGTCGTGGAGCTGGAGGCCGGAGGCTCGAAGCGCGTGGATTTGGAGGTGAGCGAGCCGAGCAAGCCCATCGTCGTCACGGTGCTCGAACCCAACGGCGCGCCCAGCGTCGGCGCCACGGTGATGGGCAGCGAGCCCGGCAAGTACGAGGTGCTCCTGGAGGACGTCACCGACGCCTCCGGACAGGTGACGATGGTGGCGGACTCCATCGGCGGGCCCGCGGTGCACTTCTGGGCCACCAACGGCGGACGCCGGGGAGACCTGCCCTCGGTGCCGTCGACGCGCACGGCCGTCACCCTCCAGCTCACGGCAGGAGGACGCCTGACGGGCACCGTCCGCTCGGGAGGAGGCCGCGCCGTCGAGGGCTTCCGGCTGGTGGCCACCGCCCTCCGGAGCGACGACGACTTCCTCACCCGGCAGGAGCTGGACTTCGCGGGAGACCGCTTCGTCGTCGAGGACATGGTGGCGGGACGGGTGGCCCTCACCGCCACGCTGCCGGACGGCCGCGCCGGGAAGGCGGAGGCCACCGTCACCGCTGGCGCCACCGCCCAGGTGGACCTCGTCGTCGAGGCGGGAGGCAGCCTCTCCGGCCGGCTGGTCGACGCCTCAGGTGCGCCCCTCGCGGGCGGCTTCGTGGACGTGGACGGAGTCTTCTCGCCGCAGGTGGGCGCGGATGGGCGCTTCCGGGTGGAGGACCTCGCGCCGGGTCCGCACCGTGTCATTGCGTGGGGCCGCGGTGGGCAGCTCGCGGACCGGCAGGTGACACTCACGTCCGGCAAGGCGGAGGACCTGGGCGACTGGCGCATGGGTCCGGCCCGGGTGGAGCCTGGGCGCCTGGGGCTCCACTTCGCGATGAGCGGGGACGACGTCACCGTGAGCTGGCTGGCGGAGGGAGGCCCGGCCGCGTCACTGCGCCTGGGTGACGTGGTGAAGGCCATCGACGGGGCCTCCGTGCACGACCCGGGCGAGGCCCGCCACCGTGAGCTGGGCGCGCCGGGCAGTCCGGCCACGCTCCTCATCCTCCGCGAGGGACGCGCCACCCCCGTCACCCTCAACCGCGCGCTGTGA